Proteins encoded within one genomic window of Catharus ustulatus isolate bCatUst1 chromosome 10, bCatUst1.pri.v2, whole genome shotgun sequence:
- the PTMA gene encoding prothymosin alpha isoform X2 has protein sequence MSDAAVDTSAEISAKDLKEKKEVVEETENGRDAPANGNANEENGEQEADNEVDEEEEEGGEEEDEEEEGDGEEEDGDDDDEAEGATGKRAAEDDEDDDVDPKKQKTDEDD, from the exons ATGTCCGACGCGGCCGTGGACACCAGCGCTGAGATCTCCGCCAAG gatctaaaagagaagaaggaagttgttgaagaaacagaaaatggcaGAGATGCACCAGCCAACGGCAACGCT AATGAGGAAAATGGCGAGCAGGAGGCTGATAACGAAGTAGAcgaagaggaggaagaaggtgGAGAAGAAGAGGACGAGGAGGAAGAGGGTGATG GTGAGGAAGAGGACGGTGATGACGATGATGAAGCTGAGGGAGCCACAGGAAAACGGGCAGCTGAGGATGATGAG GATGACGACGTCGATCCCAAGAAGCAGAAAACCGATGAAGATGACTAG
- the PTMA gene encoding prothymosin alpha isoform X1, translated as MSDAAVDTSAEISAKDLKEKKEVVEETENGRDAPANGNAENEENGEQEADNEVDEEEEEGGEEEDEEEEGDGEEEDGDDDDEAEGATGKRAAEDDEDDDVDPKKQKTDEDD; from the exons ATGTCCGACGCGGCCGTGGACACCAGCGCTGAGATCTCCGCCAAG gatctaaaagagaagaaggaagttgttgaagaaacagaaaatggcaGAGATGCACCAGCCAACGGCAACGCT GAGAATGAGGAAAATGGCGAGCAGGAGGCTGATAACGAAGTAGAcgaagaggaggaagaaggtgGAGAAGAAGAGGACGAGGAGGAAGAGGGTGATG GTGAGGAAGAGGACGGTGATGACGATGATGAAGCTGAGGGAGCCACAGGAAAACGGGCAGCTGAGGATGATGAG GATGACGACGTCGATCCCAAGAAGCAGAAAACCGATGAAGATGACTAG
- the PTMA gene encoding prothymosin alpha isoform X3: MSDAAVDTSAEISAKDLKEKKEVVEETENGRDAPANGNAENEENGEQEADNEVDEEEEEGGEEEDEEEEGEEEDGDDDDEAEGATGKRAAEDDEDDDVDPKKQKTDEDD; encoded by the exons ATGTCCGACGCGGCCGTGGACACCAGCGCTGAGATCTCCGCCAAG gatctaaaagagaagaaggaagttgttgaagaaacagaaaatggcaGAGATGCACCAGCCAACGGCAACGCT GAGAATGAGGAAAATGGCGAGCAGGAGGCTGATAACGAAGTAGAcgaagaggaggaagaaggtgGAGAAGAAGAGGACGAGGAGGAAGAGG GTGAGGAAGAGGACGGTGATGACGATGATGAAGCTGAGGGAGCCACAGGAAAACGGGCAGCTGAGGATGATGAG GATGACGACGTCGATCCCAAGAAGCAGAAAACCGATGAAGATGACTAG